The Arachis hypogaea cultivar Tifrunner chromosome 14, arahy.Tifrunner.gnm2.J5K5, whole genome shotgun sequence genome has a segment encoding these proteins:
- the LOC112744627 gene encoding tRNA (guanine(26)-N(2))-dimethyltransferase 2, translating into MADLSEFKIVKEGEAEILMHKQNEVFYNKAQVNNRDMSIAVLRTFISKRKEEHEANLPKKAKRAPKVSESDASEPAKEDVPHASPPEDCRDNGECEDGNGMALDEPCNTAEEQVKSSEECNGEGESMSNADGKVQRELKPPRVLEALSASGLRALRYAREVEGIGQVVALDNDQASVDACRRNIKFNGSVACSKVESHLADARVYMLTHPKEFDVVDLDPYGSPSVFLDSAVQSVADGGMLMCTATDMAVLCGGNGEVCYSKYGSYPLRGKYCHEMALRILLASIESHANRYKRYIVPVLSVQIDFYVRVFVRIYTSASAMKNTPLKLSYVYQCTGCDSFHLQPIGRTIAKNNSVRYLPGYGPVVPQECTYCGKKFNMGGPIWSAPIHDQEWVTSMLADVKSMKSSYPAYDRISALLTTISEELPDVPLFLSLHNLCATLKCTSPSAVIFRSAVINAGYRISGTHVNPLGLKSDAPMDVIWDIMRCWVKNHPVKAQPADQAGTVILAKEPVLQANFARAVASLSKAQAKKVARFLPNPEKHWGPKVRAGRQITSKHVSLLGEAAINGVLNQEDNEESKTKKQKVEENNITT; encoded by the exons ATGGCCGATCTCAGTGAATTCAAGATCGTAAAGGAAGGAGAAGCTGAGATTCTCATGCACAAACAGAATGAAGTTTTCTATAACAAAGCCCAG GTTAATAACAGGGATATGTCAATTGCTGTTTTGAGAACTTTTATATCCAAACGTAAGGAAGAACATGAAGCAAATTTGCCCAAGAAAGCTAAAAGAGCTCCAAAAGTATCTGAAAGTGATGCTTCTGAACCTGCCAAGGAGGATGTCCCTCATGCATCTCCACCTGAAGATTGTAGAGATAATGGCGAATGTGAAGATGGGAATGGAATGGCTCTTGATGAACCGTGCAACACAGCAGAGGAGCAAGTCAAGAGCTCTGAAGAATGCAACGGGGAAGGGGAGTCAATGAGTAATGCAGATGGAAAAGTTCAGAGGGAACTGAAGCCACCAAGAGTTCTAGAG GCATTGTCTGCTTCTGGATTAAGGGCCCTTAGGTATGCTCGTGAAGTGGAAGGAATTGGTCAGGTGGTTGCTCTGGACAACGATCAAG CTTCTGTTGACGCTTGCAGAAGGAACATCAAATTTAATGGTTCAGTAGCGTGTTCAAAAGTTGAGTCTCATCTCGCTGATGCTCGTGTATATATGCTAACCCACCCCAAAGAGTTCGACGTG gTTGATCTTGATCCTTATGGTTCACCTTCCGTGTTCCTGGATTCAGCAGTTCAATCTGTTGCTGATGGAGGTATGCTGATGTGTACAGCAACAGATATGGCAGTGCTCTGTGGGGGAAATGGGGAGGTCTGCTATTCGAA ATATGGTTCGTATCCGCTGAGAGGAAAATATTGCCATGAAATGGCTTTGAGAATCCTTCTCGCTTCCATTGAG AGTCATGCTAATCGTTACAAGAGATACATTGTTCCTGTGCTATCTGTACAGATAGACTTCTATGTTCGCGTTTTTGTTCGCATATATAC TTCTGCAAGTGCAATGAAAAACACTCCCCTGAAGCTTTCATATGTTTATCAGTGCACTGGCTGTGATTCTTTCCACCTACAGCCCATTGGGAGGACCATTGCCAAG AATAATAGTGTCAGATATCTGCCTGGCTATGGTCCTGTTGTTCCTCAAGAATGCACTTATTGTGGGAAGAAATTCAATATGGGTGGACCTATATGGTCTGCTCCAATCCATGACCAAGAATGGGTGACTTCTATGCTTGCGGACGTGAAATCAATGAAGAGCAGTTATCCTGCTTATGATCGTATATCTGCGCTGCTTACTACAATATCGGAG GAGTTGCCTGATGTACCCTTGTTTCTAAGTCTGCACAATCTCTGTGCTACACTTAAATGCACTTCTCCATCTGCAGTTATTTTCCGATCTGCGGTGATCAACGCTGGCTACCGCATATCCGGAACACATGTTAATCCACTGGGACTCAAATCAGATGCACCCATGGATGTTATTTGGGATATCATGCGCTGTTGG GTAAAAAATCATCCTGTAAAAGCTCAACCAGCAGATCAAGCAGGAACTGTCATACTTGCAAAGGAACCTGTTCTTCAG GCTAATTTTGCTAGAGCAGTGGCATCTCTTAGCAAGGCACAAGCTAAGAAGGTTGCACGCTTTCTTCCGAATCCCGAAAAGCATTGGGGTCCTAAAGTTAGGGCAGGTCGTCAAATTACTAGTAAGCATGTTTCTCTGTTGGGGGAAGCTGCAATTAATGGAGTTCTCAACCAGGAAGACAATGAAGAATCTAAAACTAAGAAGCAGAAGGTAGAAGAAAATAACATCACAACCTAG
- the LOC112744629 gene encoding UDP-arabinopyranose mutase 1, with protein sequence MTSARVLLKDELDIVIPTIRNLDFLEMWRPFFQPYHLIIVQDGDPSKTIKVPDGFDYELYNRNDINRILGPKASCISFKDSACRCFGYMVSKKKYIYTIDDDCFVATDPSGAKINALAQHIQNLLCPSTPYFFNTLYEPYREGADFVRGYPFSLREGVPTAVSHGLWLNIPDYDAPTQLVKPLERNTRYVDAIMTIPKGTLFPMCGMNLAFDRDLIGPAMYFGLMGDGQPIGRYDDMWAGWCCKVICDHLGLGIKTGLPYIYHSKASNPFVNLRKEYKGIFWQEDIIPFFQNVVLSKEATTVQKCYVELAKLVKDKLSKVDPYFDKLAEAMVTWIEAWDDLNPPAKSNANGKA encoded by the exons atgacAAGTGCAAGAGTGTTATTGAAGGATGAACTTGACATTGTGAttccaaccataaggaacctCGACTTCCTCGAGATGTGGAGGCCGTTCTTCCAGCCATACCATCTCATCATCGTTCAAGATGGTGACCCTTCAAAGACCATTAAGGTACCTGATGGATTCGACTATGAGCTATATAACCGCAATGACATCAACAGAATCTTGGGTCCCAAGGCTTCTTGCATCTCCTTCAAGGATTCTGCTTGTCGTTGCTTCGGTTACATGGTCTCCAAGAAGAAGTATATCTACACCATTGATGATGATTGCTTT GTTGCAACTGATCCAAGTGGAGCAAAGATTAATGCACTTGCACAGCATATACAGAACCTTCTGTGTCCATCAACACCTTACTTCTTCAACACTCTGTATGAGCCTTACAGAGAAGGTGCAGATTTCGTTCGAGGCTACCCTTTCAGTCTTCGAGAAGGAGTTCCTACTGCTGTTTCTCATGGACTTTGGCTTAACATCCCAGACTATGATGCACCAACTCAGCTTGTGAAGCCTCTTGAGAGGAACACTAG GTATGTGGATGCTATTATGACGATTCCAAAAGGGACATTGTTTCCAATGTGTGGAATGAACTTGGCATTTGACCGTGACCTTATTGGACCAGCAATGTACTTTGGTCTCATGGGTGATGGCCAGCCAATAGGTCGCTACGACGACATGTGGGCTGGCTGGTGCTGCAAG GTAATATGTGATCACTTGGGATTAGGAATCAAGACTGGTCTGCCCTATATATATCACAGCAAGGCAAGTAATCCATTTGTAAACCTTAGGAAAGAGTACAAAGGAATATTCTGGCAAGAAGACATTATTCCATTCTTCCAAAATGTTGTTCTTTCAAAAGAAGCCACCACTGTTCAGAAGTGTTATGTTGAGCTAGCAAAGCTAGTGAAGGATAAACTCTCCAAAGTTGATCCTTACTTTGACAAGCTCGCTGAAGCCATGGTCACTTGGATTGAAGCTTGGGACGATCTTAACCCCCCTGCAAAATCAAATGCCAATGGCAAAGCATGA